In Dysgonomonadaceae bacterium PH5-43, the genomic stretch GAGTCTGCACCTAAATCGTTAGTGAAGTTAGCTTCTGGTGTAACTTCTGATTTCTCTACGCTTAATTTATCAGCGATAAGATCTTTAACTCTTTCTGCAATTTCTGACATAACTTTTAATTTTTAATTAATAAATCAATATTTGTTTTTATTTTTGCAGTGCAAAGGAAAGCATTTTTCTTGAAACAAAAAAGTAATTTGTCAATAAACTGCACAATTAAACTTTAATTGTGCATCAAAAAAAGAAACTTAATATGTATAATGTAGCTTTATTGGCCTCGGGTTCGGGGTCGAATGTAGAAAATATAATAAACTATTTCGAAGGAAATAACTCCTTACAGTTTATCGTTTTAAGTAACAAGTCTGATGCTTATGTTCACGAACGAGCAAAGAAATTAAACGTCCCTTCTTATACGGTAACCAAACAAGGATTTGAAAACGGAGAGGCTTTAGAATTATTGTTGAATAACAACATCGACTTCGTGGTGTTAGCAGGCTTTTTACTAAAGATACCCGATAATATTCTGAAAGCTTATCCAAATAAAATAATCAATATTCACCCGGCACTATTGCCTAAATACGGAGGAAAAGGAATGTACGGAGCGCACGTGCACGAGGCAGTGGTGGCAAACAAAGAAACCGAATCGGGAATCACTATTCACTTCGTTAACGAAAACTACGATGAAGGGAAACACATCTTTCAAGCTAAATGCGAAGTCTTGCCTACCGACTCGCCCGACGATGTAGCCGCTAAAGTACATAGTTTAGAGTACAAACACTTTCCCGAAGAAATAAGCAAACTCATTTTTCCCTCTTGAAGTTTAACATCTCAGCCCTCACAGCAACTTTTGCATCAGCCAACTAAGCTGAATGCCCAAGTCTCTCATATTTCGCAACCCCTCCGCGTCGTTATAAACCTCGCCCGGATGCTCACCTATCCCAAAGTTCCAATATGTAGAGCCGGGAACTATCATTCCGCTGCCGAGCATAAAACGATTAAGCTCGTCGTACACCGTAACAGCTCCCCCTCGTCGAACGCTAATCACGGCAGCGCCAACCTTATGAGTAAGCGTACGCCCCTGACCGATAGTAGTCAGCCCAAGCCTATCCATAAAAGCCTTCATTTCGGCGCTCACGCTTCCGTAGTAAGTTGGAGAAGCAAGAATAATTCCGTCGGCCTGTTGCGCCTTGCGGATATATTCGTTCATACCGTCGGTTTTGATAGCGCATTGTCCGTCTTTGGTTTTGAAGCATTTGTAGCACGACGAGCAGCCACGAAGCAATTTTCCGCCCAACTGCACAATTTCGGTATCGATCCCCGCCTCTTTTATCGGTTTGAAAACTTCTTCAATCAGTTGTTCCGTGTTGCCGCCTTTGCGCGGACTTCCATTAAAAGCTACTATTTTCATCGTATGTTTGTTTTACAGATTATTTATTCGTTCTGCAAATATACGATTAATAAACCTTTCGACAAACCCCTTCTGAGTGAAGTGTAACGCGGTTTTGAGGTTTAAGAATTTTCGCACGTCTGTAAATAAATTTTCGCACGTCTGAAAAATTATTTTCGCACGTCTGAAAATATATTTACGCACGTACGAAAATTTATTTGCGTCCGCATGAAAATTTATTTGCGTCCGTATGTAAATTTCGGTGCTTGCCGACTGCCTTAAAACGCAAAAAGGGGAACCCGAAAGCTCCCCTTTAATGTTTGTGTCGATACAATAATTATAATTGTGGACCAGCTGGGATTAATGCTTCTCCTTCTGGTAGATATTGTTCGAAGTTCTTGATGTATTTTGCAGCTAACGACTTAGCTTTTTCTTCCCACTCAGATACGTTAGAGTAAGTGTCGCGAGGGTCAAGAATGTCAGATACGCCTTCCAATTTAGTTGGAACTGTTAGGTTCAAGATTGGAATATGTTTTGTTTCTGCTTTTTCGATTGATCCGTCGATAATTGCGTCGATAATTGCGCGAGTATCTTTCAATGAGATACGTTTTCCTGTTCCGTTCCAACCTGTGTTTACTAAGTAAGCTTTAGCGTTGTGTTCGTTCATTTTCTTAACTAATGTAGATGCGTACATTGTTGGGTGTAGTGTTAAGAAAGCTTCACCGAATGCTGGTGAGAATGATGGAACTGGCTCTGTGATACCACGTTCTGTTCCGGCTAACTTAGAAGTGTAACCGCAAAGGAAGTGATATTGAGCTTGGTTGTCGTCTAACATTGAAACTGGAGGAAGTACTCCGAATGCATCGGCAGAAAGGTAAACGATTTTGCTTGCGTGACCTGCTCTTGATGGAAGAACAATCTTGTTGATTAAATAGATTGGGTAAGAT encodes the following:
- a CDS encoding phosphoribosylglycinamide formyltransferase-1 (product_source=KO:K11175; cath_funfam=3.40.50.170; cog=COG0299; ko=KO:K11175; pfam=PF00551; superfamily=53328; tigrfam=TIGR00639), coding for MYNVALLASGSGSNVENIINYFEGNNSLQFIVLSNKSDAYVHERAKKLNVPSYTVTKQGFENGEALELLLNNNIDFVVLAGFLLKIPDNILKAYPNKIINIHPALLPKYGGKGMYGAHVHEAVVANKETESGITIHFVNENYDEGKHIFQAKCEVLPTDSPDDVAAKVHSLEYKHFPEEISKLIFPS
- a CDS encoding multimeric flavodoxin WrbA (product_source=COG0655; cath_funfam=3.40.50.360; cog=COG0655; pfam=PF03358; superfamily=52218); the protein is MKIVAFNGSPRKGGNTEQLIEEVFKPIKEAGIDTEIVQLGGKLLRGCSSCYKCFKTKDGQCAIKTDGMNEYIRKAQQADGIILASPTYYGSVSAEMKAFMDRLGLTTIGQGRTLTHKVGAAVISVRRGGAVTVYDELNRFMLGSGMIVPGSTYWNFGIGEHPGEVYNDAEGLRNMRDLGIQLSWLMQKLL